A section of the Callospermophilus lateralis isolate mCalLat2 chromosome 16, mCalLat2.hap1, whole genome shotgun sequence genome encodes:
- the Sharpin gene encoding sharpin isoform X1, which produces MAPPAGGAAAADPGSAAVLLAVHAAVRPLGAGPNAEAQLRRLQLSADPERPGRFRLELRGAGPGAVSLEWPLESISYTIRGPSQHELQPPPGGPGTLSLRFLNTQEAQQWAALLRGATAEGQNGSGSPLLALGPETCPVSSPSPPVVPTLKVPQPEVDLQNPGDLMEKEELTGLLAQAIAGGDEKGAAQIAAILAQRHVALSVQLQEACFPPGPIRLQVTVEDATSAASSASSAHISLQVHAHCTISALQEQVFSEFGFPPAVQHWVIGRWLCVPERSLASYGVQQDGDPAFLYLLSTPQEAPGCSPQRLQKVEGELGRFFPQSLGLSRALQPASSSLPGPLQPGWSCPSCTFINAPNRPGCEMCSTQRPCTWDPLPTSSTQ; this is translated from the exons ATGGCGCCGCCGGCGGGCGGGGCGGCAGCCGCAGACCCGGGCTCAGCCGCAGTGCTCCTGGCTGTGCACGCCGCGGTGAGACCGCTGGGCGCCGGGCCCAACGCAGAGGCGCAGCTGCGGAGGCTGCAGCTGAGCGCGGATCCCGAAAGGCCCGGGCGTTTCCGACTGGAGCTGCGAGGCGCGGGGCCCGGAGCG GTCAGTCTGGAGTGGCCCTTGGAGTCAATCTCCTATACCATCCGCGGCCCCAGTCAACATGAGTTGCAGCCTCCACCAGGAGGGCCCGGAACTCTCAGTCTGCGCTTCCTCAACACTCAGGAAGCTCAGCAGTGGGCAGCCTTGCTGCGAGGTGCCACCGCAGAGGGACAGAATG GCAGTGGCAGCCCACTCCTAGCCCTGGGCCCAGAAACATGTCCTGTTTCCTCACCCAGTCCCCCTGTGGTCCCAACACTCAAAGTGCCCCAACCTGAGGTGGATCTTCAGAACCCTGGAGACTTGATGGAGAAAG AAGAGCTGACTGGGCTCCTGGCCCAGGCCATTGCAGGTGGGGACGAGAAGGGGGCAGCCCAAATAGCAGCAATCCTGGCCCAGCGTCACGTGGCCCTCAGTGTCCAGCTTCAGGAGGCCTGCTTCCCGCCTGGTCCCATCAG GCTGCAGGTCACAGTTGAAGATGCCACATCCGCTGCATCCTCGGCATCCTCTGCCCACATCTCACTGCAGGTCCACGCTCACTGTACTATCTCAGCTCtccaggaacag GTGTTCTCAGAATTCGGTTTCCCACCTGCTGTGCAACACTGGGTCATTGGGAGGTGGCTGTGTGTGCCTGAGCGCAGCCTTGCTTCCTATGGGGTCCAGCAAGATGGGGACCCTGCTTTCCTCTATCTGCTCTCCACTCCCCAAGAAGCCCCAG GATGCAGCCCTCAACGCTTGCAGAAGGTGGAAGGGGAACTAGGACGGTTCTTTCCTCAGTCATTGGGGCTGTCCCGTGCCCTGCAGCCAGCCAGTTCCAGCCTCCCCGGCCCCCTTCAG CCTGGCTGGTCCTGTCCTTCCTGTACCTTCATCAATGCCCCAAATCGCCCTGGCTGTGAGATGTGTAGCACCCAGAGGCCCTGCACCTGGGACCCCCTTCCTACATCGTCTACCCAGTAG
- the Sharpin gene encoding sharpin isoform X2, whose protein sequence is MAPPAGGAAAADPGSAAVLLAVHAAVRPLGAGPNAEAQLRRLQLSADPERPGRFRLELRGAGPGAVSLEWPLESISYTIRGPSQHELQPPPGGPGTLSLRFLNTQEAQQWAALLRGATAEGQNGSGSPLLALGPETCPVSSPSPPVVPTLKVPQPEVDLQNPGDLMEKELTGLLAQAIAGGDEKGAAQIAAILAQRHVALSVQLQEACFPPGPIRLQVTVEDATSAASSASSAHISLQVHAHCTISALQEQVFSEFGFPPAVQHWVIGRWLCVPERSLASYGVQQDGDPAFLYLLSTPQEAPGCSPQRLQKVEGELGRFFPQSLGLSRALQPASSSLPGPLQPGWSCPSCTFINAPNRPGCEMCSTQRPCTWDPLPTSSTQ, encoded by the exons ATGGCGCCGCCGGCGGGCGGGGCGGCAGCCGCAGACCCGGGCTCAGCCGCAGTGCTCCTGGCTGTGCACGCCGCGGTGAGACCGCTGGGCGCCGGGCCCAACGCAGAGGCGCAGCTGCGGAGGCTGCAGCTGAGCGCGGATCCCGAAAGGCCCGGGCGTTTCCGACTGGAGCTGCGAGGCGCGGGGCCCGGAGCG GTCAGTCTGGAGTGGCCCTTGGAGTCAATCTCCTATACCATCCGCGGCCCCAGTCAACATGAGTTGCAGCCTCCACCAGGAGGGCCCGGAACTCTCAGTCTGCGCTTCCTCAACACTCAGGAAGCTCAGCAGTGGGCAGCCTTGCTGCGAGGTGCCACCGCAGAGGGACAGAATG GCAGTGGCAGCCCACTCCTAGCCCTGGGCCCAGAAACATGTCCTGTTTCCTCACCCAGTCCCCCTGTGGTCCCAACACTCAAAGTGCCCCAACCTGAGGTGGATCTTCAGAACCCTGGAGACTTGATGGAGAAAG AGCTGACTGGGCTCCTGGCCCAGGCCATTGCAGGTGGGGACGAGAAGGGGGCAGCCCAAATAGCAGCAATCCTGGCCCAGCGTCACGTGGCCCTCAGTGTCCAGCTTCAGGAGGCCTGCTTCCCGCCTGGTCCCATCAG GCTGCAGGTCACAGTTGAAGATGCCACATCCGCTGCATCCTCGGCATCCTCTGCCCACATCTCACTGCAGGTCCACGCTCACTGTACTATCTCAGCTCtccaggaacag GTGTTCTCAGAATTCGGTTTCCCACCTGCTGTGCAACACTGGGTCATTGGGAGGTGGCTGTGTGTGCCTGAGCGCAGCCTTGCTTCCTATGGGGTCCAGCAAGATGGGGACCCTGCTTTCCTCTATCTGCTCTCCACTCCCCAAGAAGCCCCAG GATGCAGCCCTCAACGCTTGCAGAAGGTGGAAGGGGAACTAGGACGGTTCTTTCCTCAGTCATTGGGGCTGTCCCGTGCCCTGCAGCCAGCCAGTTCCAGCCTCCCCGGCCCCCTTCAG CCTGGCTGGTCCTGTCCTTCCTGTACCTTCATCAATGCCCCAAATCGCCCTGGCTGTGAGATGTGTAGCACCCAGAGGCCCTGCACCTGGGACCCCCTTCCTACATCGTCTACCCAGTAG
- the Maf1 gene encoding repressor of RNA polymerase III transcription MAF1 homolog, with product MKLLENSSFEAINSQLTVETGDAHIIGRIESYSCKMAGDDKHMFKQFCQEGQPHVLEALSPPQTSGLSPSRLSKSQGGDDEGPLSDKCSRKTLFYLIATLNESFRPDYDFSTARSHEFSREPSLSWVVNAVNCSLFSAVREDFKALKPQLWDAVDEEICLAECDIYSYNPDLDSDPFGEDGSLWSFNYFFYNKRLKRIVFFSCRSISGSTYTPSEAGNELDMELGEEEVEEESGGGGSEGRAEETSTMEEDRVPVICM from the exons ATGAAGCTGTTGGAGAACTCGAGCTTTGAGGCCATCAACTCACAACTGACAGTAGAGACTGGAGATGCCCACATCATTGGCAG GATTGAGAGCTACTCGTGTAAGATGGCAGGAGATGACAAACACATGTTCAAGCAGTTTTGCCAGGAGGGTCAGCCCCATGTGCTGGAGGCACTATCCCCACCCCAGACTTCGGGCCTCAGCCCCAGCAG ACTGAGCAAAAGCCAAGGTGGTGACGATGAGGGTCCCCTCAGTGACAAGTGCAGTCGCAAGACCCTCTTCTATCTGATTGCCACACTCAATGAGTCCTTCAGACCAGACTATGACTTCAGCACAGCCCGAAGCCACGAATTCAGCCGGGAGCCCAGCCTGAGCTGG GTGGTGAATGCAGTCAACTGCAGCCTATTCTCAGCTGTGCGGGAAGACTTCAAGGCCCTCAAGCCGCAGCTGTGGGATGCAGTGGATGAGGAGATCTGTCTAGCTGAATGTGACATCTACAG CTATAACCCAGACCTAGACTCGGACCCCTTTGGGGAGGATGGCAGCCTCTGGTCTTTCAATTATTTCTTCTACAACAAGCGGCTCAAGCGAATTGTCTTCTTCAGCTGCCGCTCCATCAG TGGTTCCACTTACACACCCTCAGAAGCAGGCAATGAGCTGGACATGGAACTGGGGGAGGAAGAAGTGGAGGAAGAGAGTGGAGGCGGAGGCAGTGAGGGCAGGGCTGAAGAGACCAGCACCATGGAGGAGGACAG GGTCCCAGTGATCTGTATGTGA
- the Gpaa1 gene encoding GPI-anchor transamidase component GPAA1, whose translation MGLLSDPVRRRALARLVLRLNAPLCVLSYLAGIAWFLALAFPPLTQRTYMSENAMGSTMVEEQFVGGDRARGFARDFAAHRRKSGALPVAWLQRTMRTVGLEVYTQSFSRKLPFPDETHERYMVSGTNVYGILRAPRAASTESLVLTVPCNSDSTNSQAVGLLLALAAHFRGQIYWAKDIIFLVTEHDLLGTEAWLEAYHDVNVTGMQSSPLQGRAGAIQAAVALELSSDVVTSLDVTVEGLNGQLPNLDLLNLFQTFCQKGGLLCTLQGKLQLQDWTTLDGPLQGLQTLLLMVLRQASGRPHGPHGLFLRYRVEALTLRGINSFRQYKYDLVAVGKALEGMFRKLNHLLERLHQSFFFYLLPALSRFVSIGLYMPAAGFLLLVLGLKALELWMQLHEAGVGSEEAGGAPGPSTQLPPAQGVGLASLVAPLLISQAMGLALYILPVLGQHVAAQHFPVAEAEAVVLTLLAIYAAGLALPHNTHRVMSTQASDRGWMALKLVALIYLALQLGCITLTNFSLGFLLAATMVPAAALTRPYGPRPLYAALLVLTSPAAMLLGSLFLWRELQEAPLSLAEGWQLFLVALAQGVLEHHTYGALLFPLLSLGLYPCWLLFWNVLFWK comes from the exons ATGGGCCTCCTGTCGGACCCCGTGCGCCGGCGCGCGCTCGCCCGTCTCGTGCTACGCCTCAACGCGCCGCTCTG CGTGCTGAGCTACTTGGCGGGCATCGCCTGGTTCTTGGCTCTGGCCTTCCCGCCGTTGACCCAGCGTACTTACATGTCGGAGAACGCCATGGGATCCACCATGGTGGAGGAGCAGTTTGTGGGCGGAGACCGTGCCCGGGGCTTTGCCCGCGATTTCGCTGCCCACCGCAGGAAGTCGGG GGCTCTGCCAGTGGCCTGGCTGCAGCGGACGATGCGTACAGTAGGGCTGGAGGTCTACACGCAGAGTTTCTCTCGGAAACTGCCCTTCCCGGATGAGACCCACGAACGCTAT ATGGTATCAGGTACCAACGTGTATGGCATCCTGCGGGCCCCACGTGCTGCCAGCACCGAGTCTCTGGTGCTCACTGTACCCTGTAACTCTGACTCCACCAATAGCCAGGCTGTTGGACTGCTGCTGGCACTTGCTGCCCATTTCCGAG GGCAGATTTACTGGGCCAAAGATATCATCTTTCTGGTGACAGAACATGATCTTCTGGGCACTGAGGCTTGGCTTGAAGCCTACCACGACGTTAATGTAACTG GCATGCAGTCATCCCCATTGCAGGGCCGGGCTGGAGCCATTCAGGCAGCTGTGGCCCTGGAGTTGAGCAGTGATGTGGTTACCAGCCTTGATGTGACTGTGGAGGGTCTCAATGGACAGCTGCCCAACCTTGACCTGCTCAACCTTTTCCAGACCTTCTGCCAGAAAGGGGGGCTGCTATGCACACTTCAGGGCAAG CTTCAGCTCCAGGATTGGACAACGCTGGATGGGCCATTGCAGGGCCTGCAGACACTGCTGCTGATGGTTCTGCGGCAGGCCTCTGGCCGCCCCCATGGCCCTCATGGCCTCTTTCTGCGGTACCGGGTAGAGGCCCTGACCCTTCGGGGCATCAATAGCTTCCGGCAGTACAAGTATGACTTGGTGGCTGTTGGCAA GGCTCTGGAGGGCATGTTCCGAAAGCTCAACCACCTGCTGGAGCGCCTACACCAGTCATTCTTCTTCTACCTGCTTCCTGCTCTATCTCGCTTTGTCTCCATTGGTCTCTACATGCCTGCTGCTGGCTTCTTGCTCCTGGTCCTTGGTCTCAAG GCTCTGGAGCTGTGGATGCAGCTGCATGAAGCTGGAGTGGGCTCTGAAGAGGCTGGGGGTGCTCCTGGACCGAGTACCCAACTTCCCCCGGCACAG GGTGTGGGGCTGGCCTCGCTTGTAGCACCCCTGCTGATCTCTCAGGCCATGGGCCTGGCCCTCTACATCCTGCCTGTGTTGGGTCAACATGTGGCCGCCCAACACTTCCCAGTGGCTGAGGCTGAGGCCGTGGTGCTGACACTGCTGGCAATTTATGCAGCTGGCCTGGCTCTTCCTCACAACACCCACCG GGTAATGAGCACACAGGCCTCAGACAGGGGATGGATGGCACTGAAACTGGTGGCTCTGATCTACCTAGCGCTACAGCTAGGTTGTATCACCCTCACCAACTTCTCCCTGGGTTTCCTGCTAGCTGCCACCATGGTACCTGCTGCTGCACTCACCAGACCCTATGGGCCTCG GCCACTCTATGCTGCCCTACTGGTGCTGACAAGCCCAGCAGCCATGCTCCTGGGCAGCCTGTTCCTGTGGCGGGAGCTACAGGAGGCACCGCTGTCACTTGCTGAGGGGTGGCAGCTTTTCCTCGTGGCACTGGCCCAGGGCGTGCTGGAGCACCACACCTATGGTGCCTTGCTCTTCCCACTGCTCTCCTTGGGCCTGTACCCTTGTTGGCTGCTCTTCTGGAATGTGCTCTTCTGGAAGTGA
- the Cyc1 gene encoding cytochrome c1, heme protein, mitochondrial: MAAAAAAASLRGAVMGPRGAGLPGAHARRLLGGARPGQLPLRTPQAVSLSSKSGLSRGRKVMLSALGMLAAGSAGLAVALHSAVNASDLELHPPSYPWSHRGLLSSLDHTSIRRGFQVYKQVCSSCHSMDYVAYRHLVGVCYTEDEAKALAEEMEIQDGPNEDGEMFMRPGKLSDYFPKPYPNPEAARAANNGALPPDLSYIVRARHGGEDYVFSLLTGYCEPPTGVSLREGLYFNPYFPGQAIGMAPPIYTDVLEFDDGTPATMSQVAKDVCTFLRWASEPEHDHRKRMGLKMLMMMGLLLPLIYAMKRHKWSVLKSRKLAYRPPK; encoded by the exons atggcggcggcggcggcggcggcttcGCTTCGCGGGGCGGTGATGGGCCCTCGGGGCGCGGGCCTCCCGGGCGCACATGCCCGGAGGCTGCTGGGCGGCGCACGGCCTGGGCAGCTCCCCCTGCGGACGCCTCAG GCAGTATCCTTGTCCTCGAAGTCTGGCCTTTCCCGCGGGCGGAAGGTGATGCTGTCAGCGCTGGGCATGCTAGCGGCGGGTAGTGCAGGGCTGGCAGTGGCTCTGCATTCTGCTGTGAATGCCAGTGACCTGGAGCTGCACCCCCCCAGCTATCCGTGGTCTCATCGTGGCCTCCTCTCTTCCTTGGACCACACCAG CATCCGGAGGGGTTTCCAGGTATATAAGCAGGTGTGCTCTTCCTGCCACAGCATGGACTACGTAGCTTACCGCCACCTGGTGGGCGTGTGCTACACTGAGGATGAAGCTAAGGCCCTAGCTGAAGAG ATGGAGATCCAGGATGGCCCCAATGAGGATGGAGAGATGTTCATGCGGCCAGGGAAACTGTCTGACTACTTCCCCAAACCGTACCCCAACCCTGAGGCTGCCAGGGCTGCCAATAATGGAGCCTTGCCCCCTGACCTCAGTTATATCGTTCGAGCTAG gcatggtggtgaggACTATGTCTTCTCCTTGCTCACGGGGTACTGTGAGCCACCCACTGGCGTGTCTCTACGAGAAGGCCTCTATTTCAACCCCTACTTCCCTGGCCAGGCCATCGGCATGGCCCCTCCCATCTACACTGATGTCTTGGAGTTTGATGATG GTACTCCAGCTACCATGTCCCAGGTAGCTAAGGATGTGTGTACTTTTCTGCGCTGGGCGTCTGAGCCAGAACATGACCATCGCAAACGCATGGGACTCAAG ATGTTGATGATGATGGGCTTGCTGCTGCCTTTGATCTACGCCATGAAGCGGCATAAGTGGTCAGTCCTGAAGAGTCGAAAGCTGGCATATAGGCCACCCAAGTGA
- the Exosc4 gene encoding exosome complex component RRP41, whose product MAGLELLSDQGYRVDGRRAGELRKIQARMGVFAQADGSAYIEQGNTKALAVVYGPHEIRGSRSRALPDRALVNCQYSSATFSTGERKRRPHGDRKSCEMGLQLRQTFEAAILTQLHPRSQIDIYVQVLQADGGTYAACVNAATLAVLDAGIPMRDFVCACSAGFVEGTALADLSHVEEAAGGPQLALALLPASGQIALLEMDARLHEDHLEQVLEAAAQAARDVHTLLDHVVRQHVREASILLGD is encoded by the exons ATGGCGGGGCTGGAGCTCCTGTCTGACCAGGGTTACCGGGTGGACGGTCGTCGCGCCGGGGAGCTGCGCAAGATCCAGGCGCGCATGGGCGTGTTCGCGCAGGCCGACGGCTCGGCCTACATCGAGCAGGGCAACACCAAGGCGTTGGCAGTGGTCTATGGGCCGCACGAG ATCCGGGGTTCCAGGTCTCGAGCCCTGCCTGACCGCGCTCTGGTGAACTGTCAATATAGTTCAGCAACCTTCAGCACAGGTGAGCGCAAGCGGAGGCCACATGGAGACCGTAAGTCCTGTGAAATGGGCCTACAGCTGCGCCAGACCTTTGAGGCAGCCATTCTTACTCAGCTGCACCCACGATCCCAGAttgacatctatgtgcag GTGCTGCAGGCTGATGGTGGAACCTACGCAGCTTGTGTGAATGCCGCCACGCTGGCAGTGTTGGATGCTGGGATACCCATGCGGGACTTCGTGTGTGCATGTTCAGCTGGTTTTGTGGAAGGCACAGCCCTGGCAGACCTCAGCCATGTGGAGGAAGCAGCTGGTGGTCCCCAACTAGCCCTGGCCCTGCTGCCAGCCTCAGGCCAGATTGCATTGCTTGAAATGGATGCCCGGCTGCATGAGGACCACTTGGAGCAGGTGCTTGAGGCCGCTGCCCAAGCAGCTAGAGATGTGCACACCTTGTTGGACCATGTGGTACGGCAGCATGTGCGTGAGGCATCTATCTTGCTGGGGGACTGA